A single Lactuca sativa cultivar Salinas chromosome 8, Lsat_Salinas_v11, whole genome shotgun sequence DNA region contains:
- the LOC111900789 gene encoding transcription factor MYB17 produces the protein MRKKGGKEGKMGRLPCCDKGEVKKGAWTPEEDRILLDYITKNGHGTWRSFPKLAGLRRCGKSCRLRWTNYLRPDIKRGAFTFEEEQTIFQLHTLLGNKWAAIASRLPGRTDNEIKNYWNSHLRKRIPNLQAKSDSMSAEDIKPKLLSTSHMAEWESARVEAMDPIVTGGGDCDYFMKAWNSVGGDAFQRGKESESMIKVESESVITMQAEEGTNSNSYSPNSYKTEKSSDITLDLLLDFPNEGEYLEYLNDNSA, from the exons ATGAGAAAAAAGGGAGGAAAAGAGGGGAAAATGGGAAGACTACCATGTTGCGATAAAGGCGAGGTGAAAAAAGGTGCTTGGACCCCTGAAGAAGACAGGATACTTCTCGATTATATCACTAAGAACGGCCATGGCACTTGGCGTTCTTTCCCTAAACTTGcag GTCTCCGGCGATGTGGCAAAAGCTGTAGGCTGAGATGGACAAACTATCTTCGTCCTGATATAAAACGTGGTGCTTTCACTTTTGAAGAAGAGCAAACCATTTTCCAGCTGCATACCTTGCTTGGTAACAA GTGGGCAGCTATAGCATCAAGGCTGCCAGGAAGAACAGACAACGAGATAAAAAACTACTGGAACTCTCATTTAAGGAAACGCATCCCAAATTTACAAGCCAAATCAGATTCCATGTCAGCAGAAGATATAAAACCCAAGCTCCTGTCAACCAGCCACATGGCAGAATGGGAGAGTGCCAGGGTGGAGGCGATGGATCCGATTGTTACTGGTGGAGGGGATTGTGACTACTTTATGAAAGCATGGAATTCTGTTGGTGGTGATGCGTTTCAAAGAGGAAAGGAATCGGAATCGATGATTAAAGTGGAATCGGAATCGGTGATTACAATGCAAGCTGAGGAGGGGACGAATAGTAATTCCTACTCTCCAAACTCTTATAAAACAGAGAAGTCATCTGATATAACGTTGGATCTGTTGCTTGATTTTCCAAATGAAGGGGAATATCTAGAATATTTAAATGATAATTCGGCTTAG
- the LOC111900790 gene encoding remorin: protein MAVEEAKKVEVEPECLAEPPPPPPPTVVEKTPSVPEEKPTDEAKTVSVEEKSEPCEEKPTEGSVDRDVVLARVATEKKGALIKAWEESERSKIDNKAEKKLAAIGAWENSKRAELEAELKKIEETLEKKKAKYIEKMKNKVALLHKTAEEKRANTEAKRGEDVLKAEELAAKCRATGATPKKLLRWFSK from the exons ATGGCTGTTGAAGAAGCAAAGAAGGTAGAGGTCGAACCTGAGTGCCTGGCTGAGCCACCGCCTCCTCCTCCACCCACCGTCGTGGAGAAGACACCTTCCGTTCCTGAGGAAAAACCCACCGATGAAGCCAAAACCGTTTCCGTTGAAGAAA AGTCAGAGCCTTGCGAGGAGAAACCAACGGAGGGCTCCGTGGACAGAG ATGTTGTCCTCGCTCGAGTCGCAACAGAGAAGAAAGGCGCACTCATCAAAGCATGGGAAGAAAGCGAGAGATCCAAAATCGATAACAA AGCCGAGAAGAAGCTAGCTGCCATTGGAGCATGGGAGAACAGCAAAAGAGCAGAACTGGAAGCTGAATTGAAAAAGATCGAG GAGACTCTAGAGAAGAAGAAGGCTAAATACATAGAGAAGATGAAGAACAAAGTGGCTCTCCTTCACAAAACAGCAGAAGAAAAGAGAGCGAACACAGAAGCCAAACGTGGAGAAGATGTATTGAAAGCAGAAGAGCTTGCAGCTAAGTGTCGTGCTACTGGAGCTACCCCTAAGAAACTACTCAGatggttttctaaataa